A stretch of Candidatus Hinthialibacter antarcticus DNA encodes these proteins:
- a CDS encoding HigA family addiction module antitoxin: MSINNTRKMKRRPTHPGEMLREDFLPDYGLTVSSMAKAVDVSRQTINELLRERRSLSPEMALRLARLFGNSPEFWLNAQRAVDLWEAEQVIKKDVSRIKPLTAA, encoded by the coding sequence ATGAGTATTAATAATACCCGAAAAATGAAACGTAGGCCGACGCATCCGGGCGAGATGCTGCGTGAAGATTTTTTGCCTGACTATGGGCTGACGGTTTCGAGTATGGCAAAAGCCGTAGACGTGTCGCGGCAGACCATCAACGAGTTGCTTCGCGAACGCCGAAGTCTCAGCCCTGAAATGGCGCTTCGGCTTGCGCGTTTATTTGGCAACTCGCCCGAATTTTGGCTCAATGCGCAACGGGCGGTTGACCTTTGGGAGGCTGAACAAGTCATCAAAAAAGATGTCTCTCGAATCAAACCGCTCACAGCAGCGTAA